The following proteins are co-located in the Phocoena phocoena chromosome 1, mPhoPho1.1, whole genome shotgun sequence genome:
- the LOC136118053 gene encoding membrane cofactor protein-like produces the protein MIAAYVSHTAPPGRPEKIIVGMIFVALVLLLPIFSDACGDPPRFETMRLQHAPKPNYSPGETIHYKCRLGFRPMAPPLPTSAVCQDDNTWSPLQEACTRKLCPNLGDPVNGQVNYVNGSTMFGSQAHYVCNEGFYMIGSRILYCEISGNNVIWDDNPPLCERILCATPRNITNGRITNYKDEYEYNEIVTYSCNPSDGPDEYSLVGESVLVCVDSDRWSSDSPQCKVVKCEYPVVEHGKMVSGFRKKFYYKSQVAFECNQGFYLHGSNTIVCGANSTWEPKIPMCTKVSPPSYISLPPSL, from the exons ATGATAGCAGCTTACGTATCGCACACAGCACCTCCCGGCCGCCCCGAGAAAATCATCGTTGGGATGATTTTCGTGGCCTTAGTTCTCCTGCTACCCATATTCTCCG ATGCCTGTGGTGATCCACCGAGATTTGAAACTATGAGGCTCCAGCATGCCCCAAAACCCAATTATAGTCCTGGGGAAACTATACACTATAAATGTCGCCTAGGTTTCCGGCCCATGGCTCCTCCTCTTCCCACCTCTGCTGTTTGTCAGGATGATAATACATGGTCACCTCTACAGGAGGCCTGTACaa gaaaattGTGTCCTAATCTAGGAGATCCTGTAAATGGCCAAGTTAACTATGTAAATGGAAGTACTATGTTTGGTTCACAAGCTCACTATGTTTGTAATGAGGG tttTTACATGATTGGATCAAGAATTCTATATTGTGAAATTTCTGGAAATAATGTGATATGGGATGATAATCCCCCATTATGTGAAA gGATTTTGTGTGCAACACCTAGAAACATAACAAATGGAAGAATCACCAATTACAAGGACGAATATGAATATAATGAAATAGTAACTTATAGTTGTAATCCTTCAGATGGACCAGATGAATATTCACTTGTTGGAGAGAGTGTGCTTGTTTGTGTTGATAGTGACAGATGGAGTAGTGACTCTCCTCAGTGTAAAG TGGTCaaatgtgaatatccagttgtcgAACATGGAAAGATGGTATcaggatttagaaaaaaattttactaCAAATCTCAAGTTGCGTTTGAATGTAACCAAGGTTTTTACCTTCATGGCAGCAACACAATTGTCTGTGGTGCAAACAGTACTTGGGAGCCCAAGATCCCAATGTGTACTAAAG tatcacctccctcttacatctccctcccaccctcctta